The following coding sequences are from one Maniola hyperantus chromosome 7, iAphHyp1.2, whole genome shotgun sequence window:
- the LOC117984024 gene encoding facilitated trehalose transporter Tret1-like isoform X1, with product MMLDNMETKRRMSRGHTYLQWTFSLFANIPLFLYGIESGWISPISKYLQSESSPTGYPVSDDELNWIVSSMSFAAIFGVPVYAYIADAFGRRLGVILLALPQAISWILRLSYSSTTTLIIARIISGLASGGCFNIVPIYVKEISQDNIRGTLGTLSTLLQTLGVLLAFIIGAYLDYFTVNCIIMIFPIVAIILMLKAPESPAYLVKRGKIDDAVNAVALLRGLSKDDKDVLSIVDGMKKEEDYFQSLPKITLLNILRRKSWRKAFILSMLTFTFFELNGAIVIVTYASTILRYTGVEFNIRPEIQALSFPIVMILGSLMVATCVERVGRKPLLIMAFLVTSGSMFCMAIMMLIEINGGSAPGWLPVLVMILCVFMYSGGVLPLSYIMMTEMFSFQIRAKLVGLVITYAWFLTFWVFHIHALLSNNLGKYSAFLFYALINLAGAIFAFIWLTETKGKTEEEILKTIVKGTRSKRDHNKTSSNI from the exons ATGATGTTAGATAATATGGAGACTAAACGTCGAATGTCAAGAGGACATACTTATTTACAATGGACTTTCTCGTTATTCG CAAATATTCCACTTTTTCTCTACGGTATTGAAAGTGGTTGGATCTCTCCCATATCAAAATACCTCCAATCAGAATCCTCTCCCACTGGATACCCTGTCTCAGATGATGAACTCAACTGGATTGTCAGTTCAATGAGCTTTGCTGCAATATTTGGTGTTCCAGTATATGCATACATCGCTGATGCTTTTGGAAGACGGTTGGGGGTGATATTACTGGCACTTCCACAAGCG ATATCATGGATTTTAAGACTATCATATTCTTCTACGACAACTCTCATCATTGCCAGAATTATCTCAGGTCTAGCATCTGGAGGTTGTTTCAATATTGTCCCAATATACGTGAAGGAAATAAGTCAAGACAATATAAGAGGAACTTTGGGAACCCTTTCAACCCTGTTACAAACTCTAGGTGTACTTCTCGCATTCATTATAGGAGCTTATTTGGACTATTTTACGGTGAACTGTATCATAATGATTTTTCCGATTGTGGCGATAATATTAATGCTCAAAGCTCCCGAATCTCCCGCTTACTTGGTAAAACGAGGCAAAATTGAT gaTGCAGTTAATGCAGTCGCTCTCTTAAGAGGTCTAAGCAAAGATGATAAAGACGTCCTCAGTATTGTGGATGGGATGAAAAAGGAAGAGGATTATTTTCAATCTTTACCTAAAATTACTCTCCTAAATATAT tacgGCGAAAATCCTGGCGTAAAGCTTTCATTCTTTCAATGTTAACGTTTACCTTCTTTGAGCTGAACGGAGCAATCGTTATTGTCACATATGCCTCAACAATATTACGTTATACAGGAGTAGAATTTAATATACGCCCAGAGATACAGGCCCTCAGTTTTCCCATTGTGATGATACTTGGGTCTCTTATGGTTGCCACATGTGTTGAGAGAGTTGGTAGAAAG CCGCTTCTGATAATGGCATTTCTAGTTACCTCTGGTTCAATGTTCTGTATGGCAATAATGATGTTAATAGAAATTAACGGCGGTTCTGCGCCGGGTTGGCTGCCAGTACTGGTTATGATTTTATGTGTGTTTATGTACAGTGGCGGGGTTCTACCTCTATCCTATATTATGATGACGGAGATGTTTAGTTTCCAG ATCCGCGCCAAATTAGTGGGTTTGGTAATAACCTACGCTTGGTTCTTAACCTTTTGGGTGTTCCATATTCATGCACTGTTATCAAACAATCTGGGAAAATATTCTGCATTCTTGTTTTACGCTTTGATAAATCTTGCCGGTGCCATATTTGCAT
- the LOC117984024 gene encoding facilitated trehalose transporter Tret1-like isoform X2, translating into MMLDNMETKRRMSRGHTYLQWTFSLFANIPLFLYGIESGWISPISKYLQSESSPTGYPVSDDELNWIVSSMSFAAIFGVPVYAYIADAFGRRLGVILLALPQAISWILRLSYSSTTTLIIARIISGLASGGCFNIVPIYVKEISQDNIRGTLGTLSTLLQTLGVLLAFIIGAYLDYFTVNCIIMIFPIVAIILMLKAPESPAYLVKRGKIDDAVNAVALLRGLSKDDKDVLSIVDGMKKEEDYFQSLPKITLLNILRRKSWRKAFILSMLTFTFFELNGAIVIVTYASTILRYTGVEFNIRPEIQALSFPIVMILGSLMVATCVERVGRKPLLIMAFLVTSGSMFCMAIMMLIEINGGSAPGWLPVLVMILCVFMYSGGVLPLSYIMMTEMFSFQQGAGLQILFYTWHNIVYQIFEKSNR; encoded by the exons ATGATGTTAGATAATATGGAGACTAAACGTCGAATGTCAAGAGGACATACTTATTTACAATGGACTTTCTCGTTATTCG CAAATATTCCACTTTTTCTCTACGGTATTGAAAGTGGTTGGATCTCTCCCATATCAAAATACCTCCAATCAGAATCCTCTCCCACTGGATACCCTGTCTCAGATGATGAACTCAACTGGATTGTCAGTTCAATGAGCTTTGCTGCAATATTTGGTGTTCCAGTATATGCATACATCGCTGATGCTTTTGGAAGACGGTTGGGGGTGATATTACTGGCACTTCCACAAGCG ATATCATGGATTTTAAGACTATCATATTCTTCTACGACAACTCTCATCATTGCCAGAATTATCTCAGGTCTAGCATCTGGAGGTTGTTTCAATATTGTCCCAATATACGTGAAGGAAATAAGTCAAGACAATATAAGAGGAACTTTGGGAACCCTTTCAACCCTGTTACAAACTCTAGGTGTACTTCTCGCATTCATTATAGGAGCTTATTTGGACTATTTTACGGTGAACTGTATCATAATGATTTTTCCGATTGTGGCGATAATATTAATGCTCAAAGCTCCCGAATCTCCCGCTTACTTGGTAAAACGAGGCAAAATTGAT gaTGCAGTTAATGCAGTCGCTCTCTTAAGAGGTCTAAGCAAAGATGATAAAGACGTCCTCAGTATTGTGGATGGGATGAAAAAGGAAGAGGATTATTTTCAATCTTTACCTAAAATTACTCTCCTAAATATAT tacgGCGAAAATCCTGGCGTAAAGCTTTCATTCTTTCAATGTTAACGTTTACCTTCTTTGAGCTGAACGGAGCAATCGTTATTGTCACATATGCCTCAACAATATTACGTTATACAGGAGTAGAATTTAATATACGCCCAGAGATACAGGCCCTCAGTTTTCCCATTGTGATGATACTTGGGTCTCTTATGGTTGCCACATGTGTTGAGAGAGTTGGTAGAAAG CCGCTTCTGATAATGGCATTTCTAGTTACCTCTGGTTCAATGTTCTGTATGGCAATAATGATGTTAATAGAAATTAACGGCGGTTCTGCGCCGGGTTGGCTGCCAGTACTGGTTATGATTTTATGTGTGTTTATGTACAGTGGCGGGGTTCTACCTCTATCCTATATTATGATGACGGAGATGTTTAGTTTCCAG CAAGGCgcgggactgcaaatacttttttatacatggcataatattgtatatcaaatctttgaaaagagcaaccgctga